In Erigeron canadensis isolate Cc75 chromosome 1, C_canadensis_v1, whole genome shotgun sequence, a single window of DNA contains:
- the LOC122585168 gene encoding protein PLANT CADMIUM RESISTANCE 3-like — MYPSPSSDQPYPPKAPPSAPPAQSYHQPSVPQHSYHQPPVPPQYATGVPAQYVAPPPYHPVNVKWSSSLCACCSDVPNCCLTCWCPCITFGQIAEIVDKGNTSCGVHGALYGLIEAATCCGCMYSCVYRTKMRSQYGLRESPCNDCLVHFCCERCALCQEYRELKHRGFDISIGWQGNMERQNYGVQVPPMTPGGMYR; from the exons ATGTATCCATCTCCTTCATCAGATCAACCGTATCCACCAAAAGCACCACCATCAGCTCCACCAGCACAATCATACCACCAACCATCTGTGCCACAACATTCGTACCACCAACCCCCTGTGCCACCGCAGTATGCCACAGGTGTTCCAGCTCAATATGTGGCTCCTCCTCCTTATCATCCGGTCAATGTTAAATGGTCTAGCAGCCTCTGTGCCTGTTGTTCGGATGTCCCCAACT GTTGTTTAACATGTTGGTGTCCATGCAtcacttttggacagatagctGAGATTGTGGATAAAGGAAATACTT CTTGTGGAGTACATGGGGCGTTATATGGTCTAATTGAGGCAGCCACATGTTGTGGATGCATGTATTCATGTGTGTACCGAACTAAGATGAGGAGCCAATATGGACTGCGGGAATCTCCGTGTAACGATTGCCTTGTTCATTTTTGCTGTGAACGATGTGCCTTGTGTCAAGAGTATCGTGAGCTCAAACATCGTGGATTCGACATATCAATAG GATGGCAAGGTAATATGGAGAGACAAAACTATGGAGTACAAGTGCCACCTATGACTCCAGGAGGAATGTACCGTTGA
- the LOC122585774 gene encoding protein PLANT CADMIUM RESISTANCE 11-like, producing MFTQKSPPPAAAPPPAGYDHQPPPPDTSGISVSPLMSSRPWSSGLCDCCLDIPTCCLTCWCPCIIFGQIAEIVDKGTTSCGVHGTIYAVINAFTGCGCLYSCVNRTKMRRQYGLTEAPTNDCCVHFCCGPCALCQEYRELQHHGFDLSIGWQGNMDRRSMHNNGVQMPPTTYPGMNR from the exons ATGTTCACTCAAAAGTCTCCACCACCAGCTGCAGCCCCTCCACCGGCCGGTTATGATCatcagccaccaccaccagaTACTTCAGGTATTTCGGTTTCACCTTTGATGTCTTCGAGACCATGGTCGAGTGGACTTTGTGATTGTTGCCTGGATATCCCCACTT GTTGCTTAACATGTTGGTGCCCTTGCATTATATTTGGACAAATTGCAGAGATTGTAGACAAAGGAACTACTT CCTGTGGAGTACATGGGACAATCTACGCCGTGATAAATGCCTTTACCGGTTGTGGATGTCTTTATTCTTGCGTTAATCGGACCAAGATGAGGCGTCAATACGGGTTGACTGAAGCTCCAACTAACGATTGTTGCGTTCATTTCTGTTGTGGGCCATGTGCCTTGTGTCAAGAGTATCGTGAGCTACAACACCACGGATTTGACTTGTCAATTG GATGGCAAGGAAATATGGATAGGAGGAGTATGCACAACAATGGAGTCCAAATGCCACCTACGACTTACCCAGGAATGAATCGATAA
- the LOC122585705 gene encoding cell number regulator 10-like, whose product MNSSTPNDDKNMAPQPTNGAPSQPQTVPAAAPSSSDSDSSKGVAPGSTNQYVVGVPPQQDMPPAWSTGLFECFDDLPTFIITAFAPCVTFGQIAEMVDRGQQSCGLYAMLHAGIMYFTGCGCLLSAYYRIKMSHLYRLPDDPLINILVHLICEPCALCQEYRELQARGFNMKLGVGWRNQSQEIQQTGGVMVPPKVPGGMTR is encoded by the exons atgaattccTCAACCCCAAACGACGACAAGAACATGGCTCCTCAGCCTACAAATGGTGCACCATCACAACCCCAAACAGTGCCAGCCGCAGCACCATCATCCTCTGACTCAGATTCGAGTAAAGGCGTGGCTCCTGGTTCAACCAACCAATATGTTGTTGGGGTTCCACCACAACAAGACATGCCGCCAGCATGGTCCACTGGTCTATTTGAATGTTTTGACGATCTCCCAACCT TTATCATAACCGCTTTTGCCCCTTGTGTTACTTTCGGACAAATTGCAGAAATGGTTGACAGGGGACAACAGA GTTGCGGATTATATGCCATGCTTCATGCTGGGATCATGTACTTTACGGGCTGTGGATGTTTGTTATCTGCGTATTACAGGATTAAGATGAGCCATCTGTATAGGTTGCCCGATGATCCTCTCATAAATATTCTTGTTCATCTAATATGTGAACCATGTGCCTTGTGTCAAGAATATCGTGAGCTTCAGGCTCGTGGCTTCAACATGAAACTTG GCGTTGGGTGGCGTAATCAATCTCAGGAGATACAACAAACCGGTGGAGTCATGGTGCCACCAAAGGTTCCGGGAGGAATGACTCGTTGA